From one Triticum urartu cultivar G1812 chromosome 3, Tu2.1, whole genome shotgun sequence genomic stretch:
- the LOC125548914 gene encoding uncharacterized protein LOC125548914 — MRMAVDLGVRVPPAVTREIRRFGIIVNLLSIFIDIAPLLLVVLSNNWKRVIKFFSLESFTVSATLNFLLLCHVLFVIENKEQHRDVLFVSVVGFVTATVFAVLLLVHRVVMEKSYSYLGRLLMVLVLLLFHAGSLVVLCGIFADYQTTGYLINGLGFFVVLISNGITLYPVLSRKGFPDDDTKHYTLIMSIMNSADAFFFVIYAVCLGSFGFLSAICLVNATCGGILFQYFLH; from the exons ATGAGGATGGCTGTAGACCTGGGTGTGCGGGTTCCTCCTGCAGTGACTCGCGAGATACGTCGTTTCGGAATCATTGTTAACTTGCTGTCCATCTTCATTGACATTGCTCCACT TCTGCTTGTGGTTCTTTCAAATAATTGGAAGCGAGTGATCAAGTTTTTCAGTCTGGAATCTTTCACTGTTAGTGCTACTCTGAATTTTCTGCTGCTCTGTCATGTTCTCTTTGTGATTGAAAATAAGGAGCAACACCGTGACGTCTTGTTCGTTAGTGTGGTGGGTTTTGTTACGGCTACCGTGTTTGCAGTTCTTCTCCTTGTCCACCGTGTGGTAATGGAAAAAAGCTACTCGTACCTTGGGCGCCTGTTG ATGGTCCTTGTCCTGCTTCTCTTTCACGCGGGTTCCCTAGTGGTGCTGTGCGGTATCTTCGCAGACTATCAGACCACTGGATACCTCATCAATGGGCTTGGATTTTTTGTGGTTCTTATCTCGAATGGAATTACTCTTTACCCAGTC CTGAGTCGCAAGGGGTTCCCCGATGACGATACTAAGCATTATACATTGATTATGTCCATCATGAACAGCGCAGATGCCTTCTTTTTTGTGATCTACGCTGTTTGTCTCGGATCGTTTGGCTTTCTCTCG GCGATCTGTCTTGTGAATGCTACGTGTGGAGGGATACTATTTCAGTATTTCTTGCATTGA